In Sebastes fasciatus isolate fSebFas1 chromosome 24, fSebFas1.pri, whole genome shotgun sequence, the following are encoded in one genomic region:
- the LOC141762866 gene encoding serine/threonine-protein kinase pim-2-like isoform X4, whose product MSSAPAMNRTRKTRRLQRRTCPYTKTDWQHRTKVSEDEYPDTSLHDALVRLLKRTAREDEAGLSSSVDVHRENLISSAEDDRRLTETKDNKLNTAQNVPAHVQRELPSTSEPSSTPAKDRTRTTRRLKRRTCPYTKTDWQHRTRVSEGEHPYTSLHDELVRLLKRTAREDEAGPSSSVDVHRENRISSAEDESKRGGKRRGKRGGKRGGKRGGKRKKKQRPDLTESEDGKLYTAHNLPVRVQRAAFEDKYQQQEKLGEGGCGSVFAGYRKADHLPVAIKYIPSDNQCIKHVDEHGNTLSVEVAILLKLAANTSGSAASSAPVSLLDWYDLEQELILVLERPVPCMDLFTYICLEGSFLEEEEAKIILKQLVDALIDLEDKSIFHRDIKVENILIETGSDVPRVRLIDFGLSCFVKRGANYRDYYGTFNYIPPEWYNGQGYSAGPTTAWQVGVVLFHTLHSNEFFETLAFLENGMTFNERMSKDCKDFLQMCLTEDPEQRLTLEQLKHHPWLR is encoded by the exons ATGAGTTCAGCGCCTGCAATGAATAGGACTAGGAAGACTAGGAGGCTTCAAAGGAGGACCTGTCCTTACACAAAGACTGACTGGCAGCACAGGACAAAGGTCTCAGAAGATGAATACCCAGACACCTCTCTGCACGATGCCCTTGTGAGACTATTGAAGAGGACAGCCAGAGAAGACGAAGCAGGACTGTCCTCTTCAGTGGACGTTCACAGAG AAAACCTCATCTCATCTGCAGAGGACGACAGACGACTGACAGAGACGAAGGACAACAAACTGAACACCGCACAAAATGTGCCCGCACATGTGCAAAGAG AGCTCCCTAGCACGTCAGAACCAAGTTCAACGCCTGCAAAGGATAGGACTCGGACGACTAGGAGGCTTAAAAGAAGGACCTGTCCTTACACAAAGACTGACTGGCAGCACAGGACAAGGGTCTCTGAAGGTGAACACCCATACACCTCTCTGCACGATGAGCTTGTGAGACTATTGAAGAGGACAGCCAGAGAAGACGAAGCAGGACCGTCCTCTTCAGTGGACGTTCACAGAG AAAACCGTATCTCATCTGCGGAAGATGAGAGCAAGAGAGGCGGTAAGAGACGCGGTAAGAGAGGCGGTAAGAGAGGCGGTAAGAGAGGCGGtaagagaaagaagaagcagAGACCAGACCTGACAGAGTCCGAGGACGGCAAACTGTACACCGCACACAATTTGCCCGTACGTGTGCAAAGAG ctGCATTCGAGGACAAATATCAACAGCAAGAGAAGCTCGGCGAAGGAGGGTGTGGATCTGTGTTTGCTGGATATCGCAAAGCAGATCATTTGCCT GTTGCCATCAAATACATCCCGAGCGACAATCAGTGCATCAAACACGTG GACGAGCATGGGAATACGCTCTCTGTGGAGGTCGCCATCTTGTTGAAACTGGCGGCCAATACAAGTGGCTCAGCGGCCTCCTCGGCACCTGTGTCCCTACTGGACTGGTACGATCTGGAACAGGAGCTGATCCTGGTGCTGGAGAGACCAGTCCCCTGCATGGACTTGTTCACGTACATCTGTTTAGAGGGAAGCTTCttagaagaggaagaggccaAG ATCATCCTGAAACAGCTGGTTGATGCATTAATTGATCTTGAGGATAAGAGCATCTTTCACCGGGACATCAAGGTGGAAAATATCTTGATCGAGACCGGCTCGGACGTCCCGCGAGTTCGCCTCATTGACTTTGGACTGAGCTGCTTCGTGAAGAGAGGAGCCAATTACCGCGACTACTACG GTACCTTTAATTACATCCCTCCGGAGTGGTACAATGGTCAAGGCTACAGTGCCGGCCCGACCACAGCGTGGCAGGTTGGAGTGGTCCTGTTTCATACGCTCCACAGTAACGAATTTTTTGAGACCCTCGCGTTCCTCGAAAATGGCATGACGTTCAACGAGAGgatgtccaaag aTTGCAAGGATTTCTTGCAAATGTGTCTGACTGAAGACCCCGAACAGCGCCTGACCCTGGAGCAGCTCAAGCATCACCCATGGCTCAGATAA
- the LOC141762866 gene encoding serine/threonine-protein kinase pim-2-like isoform X5: MSSAPAMNRTRKTRRLQRRTCPYTKTDWQHRTKVSEDEYPDTSLHDALVRLLKRTAREDEAGLSSSVDVHRENLISSVEDESKRVGKRKLTDDEEKRKPDLDLTETRDDKLSTPQNVPAHVRFELPSTSEPSSAPAMDRTRTTRRPKRKAYPDIKTVWQHRTRVSEDEAGPSSSVDVHRENRISSAEDESKRGGKRRGKRGGKRGGKRGGKRKKKQRPDLTESEDGKLYTAHNLPVRVQRAAFEDKYQQQEKLGEGGCGSVFAGYRKADHLPVAIKYIPSDNQCIKHVDEHGNTLSVEVAILLKLAANTSGSAASSAPVSLLDWYDLEQELILVLERPVPCMDLFTYICLEGSFLEEEEAKIILKQLVDALIDLEDKSIFHRDIKVENILIETGSDVPRVRLIDFGLSCFVKRGANYRDYYGTFNYIPPEWYNGQGYSAGPTTAWQVGVVLFHTLHSNEFFETLAFLENGMTFNERMSKDCKDFLQMCLTEDPEQRLTLEQLKHHPWLR; this comes from the exons ATGAGTTCAGCGCCTGCAATGAATAGGACTAGGAAGACTAGGAGGCTTCAAAGGAGGACCTGTCCTTACACAAAGACTGACTGGCAGCACAGGACAAAGGTCTCAGAAGATGAATACCCAGACACCTCTCTGCACGATGCCCTTGTGAGACTATTGAAGAGGACAGCCAGAGAAGACGAAGCAGGACTGTCCTCTTCAGTGGACGTTCACAGAG AAAACCTCATCTCATCTGTGGAGGATGAGAGCAAGAGAGTCGGTAAGAGAAAGCTTACCGACGATGAAGAGAAGAGGAAGCCAGACCTGGACCTGACAGAGACCAGAGACGACAAACTGAGCACCCCACAAAATGTGCCCGCACACGTGCGATTTG AGCTCCCTAGCACGTCAGAACCAAGTTCAGCGCCTGCAATGGATAGGACTAGGACGACTAGGAGGCCTAAAAGGAAGGCATATCCTGACATAAAGACTGTCTGGCAGCACAGGACTAGGGTCTCTGAAGATGAAGCAGGACCGTCCTCTTCAGTGGACGTTCACAGAG AAAACCGTATCTCATCTGCGGAAGATGAGAGCAAGAGAGGCGGTAAGAGACGCGGTAAGAGAGGCGGTAAGAGAGGCGGTAAGAGAGGCGGtaagagaaagaagaagcagAGACCAGACCTGACAGAGTCCGAGGACGGCAAACTGTACACCGCACACAATTTGCCCGTACGTGTGCAAAGAG ctGCATTCGAGGACAAATATCAACAGCAAGAGAAGCTCGGCGAAGGAGGGTGTGGATCTGTGTTTGCTGGATATCGCAAAGCAGATCATTTGCCT GTTGCCATCAAATACATCCCGAGCGACAATCAGTGCATCAAACACGTG GACGAGCATGGGAATACGCTCTCTGTGGAGGTCGCCATCTTGTTGAAACTGGCGGCCAATACAAGTGGCTCAGCGGCCTCCTCGGCACCTGTGTCCCTACTGGACTGGTACGATCTGGAACAGGAGCTGATCCTGGTGCTGGAGAGACCAGTCCCCTGCATGGACTTGTTCACGTACATCTGTTTAGAGGGAAGCTTCttagaagaggaagaggccaAG ATCATCCTGAAACAGCTGGTTGATGCATTAATTGATCTTGAGGATAAGAGCATCTTTCACCGGGACATCAAGGTGGAAAATATCTTGATCGAGACCGGCTCGGACGTCCCGCGAGTTCGCCTCATTGACTTTGGACTGAGCTGCTTCGTGAAGAGAGGAGCCAATTACCGCGACTACTACG GTACCTTTAATTACATCCCTCCGGAGTGGTACAATGGTCAAGGCTACAGTGCCGGCCCGACCACAGCGTGGCAGGTTGGAGTGGTCCTGTTTCATACGCTCCACAGTAACGAATTTTTTGAGACCCTCGCGTTCCTCGAAAATGGCATGACGTTCAACGAGAGgatgtccaaag aTTGCAAGGATTTCTTGCAAATGTGTCTGACTGAAGACCCCGAACAGCGCCTGACCCTGGAGCAGCTCAAGCATCACCCATGGCTCAGATAA
- the LOC141762866 gene encoding uncharacterized protein LOC141762866 isoform X1, translating into MSSAPAMNRTRKTRRLQRRTCPYTKTDWQHRTKVSEDEYPDTSLHDALVRLLKRTAREDEAGLSSSVDVHRENLISSAEDDRRLTETKDNKLNTAQNVPAHVQRELPSTSEPSSTPAKDRTRTTRRLKRRTCPYTKTDWQHRTRVSEGEHPYTSLHDELVRLLKRTAREDEAGPSSSVDVHRENLISSVEDESKRVGKRKLTDDEEKRKPDLDLTETRDDKLSTPQNVPAHVRFELPSTSEPSSAPAMDRTRTTRRPKRKAYPDIKTVWQHRTRVSEDEAGPSSSVDVHRENRISSAEDESKRGGKRRGKRGGKRGGKRGGKRKKKQRPDLTESEDGKLYTAHNLPVRVQRAAFEDKYQQQEKLGEGGCGSVFAGYRKADHLPVAIKYIPSDNQCIKHVDEHGNTLSVEVAILLKLAANTSGSAASSAPVSLLDWYDLEQELILVLERPVPCMDLFTYICLEGSFLEEEEAKIILKQLVDALIDLEDKSIFHRDIKVENILIETGSDVPRVRLIDFGLSCFVKRGANYRDYYGTFNYIPPEWYNGQGYSAGPTTAWQVGVVLFHTLHSNEFFETLAFLENGMTFNERMSKDCKDFLQMCLTEDPEQRLTLEQLKHHPWLR; encoded by the exons ATGAGTTCAGCGCCTGCAATGAATAGGACTAGGAAGACTAGGAGGCTTCAAAGGAGGACCTGTCCTTACACAAAGACTGACTGGCAGCACAGGACAAAGGTCTCAGAAGATGAATACCCAGACACCTCTCTGCACGATGCCCTTGTGAGACTATTGAAGAGGACAGCCAGAGAAGACGAAGCAGGACTGTCCTCTTCAGTGGACGTTCACAGAG AAAACCTCATCTCATCTGCAGAGGACGACAGACGACTGACAGAGACGAAGGACAACAAACTGAACACCGCACAAAATGTGCCCGCACATGTGCAAAGAG AGCTCCCTAGCACGTCAGAACCAAGTTCAACGCCTGCAAAGGATAGGACTCGGACGACTAGGAGGCTTAAAAGAAGGACCTGTCCTTACACAAAGACTGACTGGCAGCACAGGACAAGGGTCTCTGAAGGTGAACACCCATACACCTCTCTGCACGATGAGCTTGTGAGACTATTGAAGAGGACAGCCAGAGAAGACGAAGCAGGACCGTCCTCTTCAGTGGACGTTCACAGAG AAAACCTCATCTCATCTGTGGAGGATGAGAGCAAGAGAGTCGGTAAGAGAAAGCTTACCGACGATGAAGAGAAGAGGAAGCCAGACCTGGACCTGACAGAGACCAGAGACGACAAACTGAGCACCCCACAAAATGTGCCCGCACACGTGCGATTTG AGCTCCCTAGCACGTCAGAACCAAGTTCAGCGCCTGCAATGGATAGGACTAGGACGACTAGGAGGCCTAAAAGGAAGGCATATCCTGACATAAAGACTGTCTGGCAGCACAGGACTAGGGTCTCTGAAGATGAAGCAGGACCGTCCTCTTCAGTGGACGTTCACAGAG AAAACCGTATCTCATCTGCGGAAGATGAGAGCAAGAGAGGCGGTAAGAGACGCGGTAAGAGAGGCGGTAAGAGAGGCGGTAAGAGAGGCGGtaagagaaagaagaagcagAGACCAGACCTGACAGAGTCCGAGGACGGCAAACTGTACACCGCACACAATTTGCCCGTACGTGTGCAAAGAG ctGCATTCGAGGACAAATATCAACAGCAAGAGAAGCTCGGCGAAGGAGGGTGTGGATCTGTGTTTGCTGGATATCGCAAAGCAGATCATTTGCCT GTTGCCATCAAATACATCCCGAGCGACAATCAGTGCATCAAACACGTG GACGAGCATGGGAATACGCTCTCTGTGGAGGTCGCCATCTTGTTGAAACTGGCGGCCAATACAAGTGGCTCAGCGGCCTCCTCGGCACCTGTGTCCCTACTGGACTGGTACGATCTGGAACAGGAGCTGATCCTGGTGCTGGAGAGACCAGTCCCCTGCATGGACTTGTTCACGTACATCTGTTTAGAGGGAAGCTTCttagaagaggaagaggccaAG ATCATCCTGAAACAGCTGGTTGATGCATTAATTGATCTTGAGGATAAGAGCATCTTTCACCGGGACATCAAGGTGGAAAATATCTTGATCGAGACCGGCTCGGACGTCCCGCGAGTTCGCCTCATTGACTTTGGACTGAGCTGCTTCGTGAAGAGAGGAGCCAATTACCGCGACTACTACG GTACCTTTAATTACATCCCTCCGGAGTGGTACAATGGTCAAGGCTACAGTGCCGGCCCGACCACAGCGTGGCAGGTTGGAGTGGTCCTGTTTCATACGCTCCACAGTAACGAATTTTTTGAGACCCTCGCGTTCCTCGAAAATGGCATGACGTTCAACGAGAGgatgtccaaag aTTGCAAGGATTTCTTGCAAATGTGTCTGACTGAAGACCCCGAACAGCGCCTGACCCTGGAGCAGCTCAAGCATCACCCATGGCTCAGATAA
- the LOC141762866 gene encoding uncharacterized protein LOC141762866 isoform X2 yields MSSAPAMNRTRKTRRLQRRTCPYTKTDWQHRTKVSEDEYPDTSLHDALVRLLKRTAREDEAGLSSSVDVHREDDRRLTETKDNKLNTAQNVPAHVQRELPSTSEPSSTPAKDRTRTTRRLKRRTCPYTKTDWQHRTRVSEGEHPYTSLHDELVRLLKRTAREDEAGPSSSVDVHRENLISSVEDESKRVGKRKLTDDEEKRKPDLDLTETRDDKLSTPQNVPAHVRFELPSTSEPSSAPAMDRTRTTRRPKRKAYPDIKTVWQHRTRVSEDEAGPSSSVDVHRENRISSAEDESKRGGKRRGKRGGKRGGKRGGKRKKKQRPDLTESEDGKLYTAHNLPVRVQRAAFEDKYQQQEKLGEGGCGSVFAGYRKADHLPVAIKYIPSDNQCIKHVDEHGNTLSVEVAILLKLAANTSGSAASSAPVSLLDWYDLEQELILVLERPVPCMDLFTYICLEGSFLEEEEAKIILKQLVDALIDLEDKSIFHRDIKVENILIETGSDVPRVRLIDFGLSCFVKRGANYRDYYGTFNYIPPEWYNGQGYSAGPTTAWQVGVVLFHTLHSNEFFETLAFLENGMTFNERMSKDCKDFLQMCLTEDPEQRLTLEQLKHHPWLR; encoded by the exons ATGAGTTCAGCGCCTGCAATGAATAGGACTAGGAAGACTAGGAGGCTTCAAAGGAGGACCTGTCCTTACACAAAGACTGACTGGCAGCACAGGACAAAGGTCTCAGAAGATGAATACCCAGACACCTCTCTGCACGATGCCCTTGTGAGACTATTGAAGAGGACAGCCAGAGAAGACGAAGCAGGACTGTCCTCTTCAGTGGACGTTCACAGAG AGGACGACAGACGACTGACAGAGACGAAGGACAACAAACTGAACACCGCACAAAATGTGCCCGCACATGTGCAAAGAG AGCTCCCTAGCACGTCAGAACCAAGTTCAACGCCTGCAAAGGATAGGACTCGGACGACTAGGAGGCTTAAAAGAAGGACCTGTCCTTACACAAAGACTGACTGGCAGCACAGGACAAGGGTCTCTGAAGGTGAACACCCATACACCTCTCTGCACGATGAGCTTGTGAGACTATTGAAGAGGACAGCCAGAGAAGACGAAGCAGGACCGTCCTCTTCAGTGGACGTTCACAGAG AAAACCTCATCTCATCTGTGGAGGATGAGAGCAAGAGAGTCGGTAAGAGAAAGCTTACCGACGATGAAGAGAAGAGGAAGCCAGACCTGGACCTGACAGAGACCAGAGACGACAAACTGAGCACCCCACAAAATGTGCCCGCACACGTGCGATTTG AGCTCCCTAGCACGTCAGAACCAAGTTCAGCGCCTGCAATGGATAGGACTAGGACGACTAGGAGGCCTAAAAGGAAGGCATATCCTGACATAAAGACTGTCTGGCAGCACAGGACTAGGGTCTCTGAAGATGAAGCAGGACCGTCCTCTTCAGTGGACGTTCACAGAG AAAACCGTATCTCATCTGCGGAAGATGAGAGCAAGAGAGGCGGTAAGAGACGCGGTAAGAGAGGCGGTAAGAGAGGCGGTAAGAGAGGCGGtaagagaaagaagaagcagAGACCAGACCTGACAGAGTCCGAGGACGGCAAACTGTACACCGCACACAATTTGCCCGTACGTGTGCAAAGAG ctGCATTCGAGGACAAATATCAACAGCAAGAGAAGCTCGGCGAAGGAGGGTGTGGATCTGTGTTTGCTGGATATCGCAAAGCAGATCATTTGCCT GTTGCCATCAAATACATCCCGAGCGACAATCAGTGCATCAAACACGTG GACGAGCATGGGAATACGCTCTCTGTGGAGGTCGCCATCTTGTTGAAACTGGCGGCCAATACAAGTGGCTCAGCGGCCTCCTCGGCACCTGTGTCCCTACTGGACTGGTACGATCTGGAACAGGAGCTGATCCTGGTGCTGGAGAGACCAGTCCCCTGCATGGACTTGTTCACGTACATCTGTTTAGAGGGAAGCTTCttagaagaggaagaggccaAG ATCATCCTGAAACAGCTGGTTGATGCATTAATTGATCTTGAGGATAAGAGCATCTTTCACCGGGACATCAAGGTGGAAAATATCTTGATCGAGACCGGCTCGGACGTCCCGCGAGTTCGCCTCATTGACTTTGGACTGAGCTGCTTCGTGAAGAGAGGAGCCAATTACCGCGACTACTACG GTACCTTTAATTACATCCCTCCGGAGTGGTACAATGGTCAAGGCTACAGTGCCGGCCCGACCACAGCGTGGCAGGTTGGAGTGGTCCTGTTTCATACGCTCCACAGTAACGAATTTTTTGAGACCCTCGCGTTCCTCGAAAATGGCATGACGTTCAACGAGAGgatgtccaaag aTTGCAAGGATTTCTTGCAAATGTGTCTGACTGAAGACCCCGAACAGCGCCTGACCCTGGAGCAGCTCAAGCATCACCCATGGCTCAGATAA
- the LOC141762866 gene encoding uncharacterized protein LOC141762866 isoform X3 translates to MSSAPAMNRTRKTRRLQRRTCPYTKTDWQHRTKVSEDEYPDTSLHDALVRLLKRTAREDEAGLSSSVDVHRENLISSAEDDRRLTETKDNKLNTAQNVPAHVQRELPSTSEPSSTPAKDRTRTTRRLKRRTCPYTKTDWQHRTRVSEGEHPYTSLHDELVRLLKRTAREDEAGPSSSVDVHRENLISSVEDESKRVGKRKLTDDEEKRKPDLDLTETRDDKLSTPQNVPAHVRFENRISSAEDESKRGGKRRGKRGGKRGGKRGGKRKKKQRPDLTESEDGKLYTAHNLPVRVQRAAFEDKYQQQEKLGEGGCGSVFAGYRKADHLPVAIKYIPSDNQCIKHVDEHGNTLSVEVAILLKLAANTSGSAASSAPVSLLDWYDLEQELILVLERPVPCMDLFTYICLEGSFLEEEEAKIILKQLVDALIDLEDKSIFHRDIKVENILIETGSDVPRVRLIDFGLSCFVKRGANYRDYYGTFNYIPPEWYNGQGYSAGPTTAWQVGVVLFHTLHSNEFFETLAFLENGMTFNERMSKDCKDFLQMCLTEDPEQRLTLEQLKHHPWLR, encoded by the exons ATGAGTTCAGCGCCTGCAATGAATAGGACTAGGAAGACTAGGAGGCTTCAAAGGAGGACCTGTCCTTACACAAAGACTGACTGGCAGCACAGGACAAAGGTCTCAGAAGATGAATACCCAGACACCTCTCTGCACGATGCCCTTGTGAGACTATTGAAGAGGACAGCCAGAGAAGACGAAGCAGGACTGTCCTCTTCAGTGGACGTTCACAGAG AAAACCTCATCTCATCTGCAGAGGACGACAGACGACTGACAGAGACGAAGGACAACAAACTGAACACCGCACAAAATGTGCCCGCACATGTGCAAAGAG AGCTCCCTAGCACGTCAGAACCAAGTTCAACGCCTGCAAAGGATAGGACTCGGACGACTAGGAGGCTTAAAAGAAGGACCTGTCCTTACACAAAGACTGACTGGCAGCACAGGACAAGGGTCTCTGAAGGTGAACACCCATACACCTCTCTGCACGATGAGCTTGTGAGACTATTGAAGAGGACAGCCAGAGAAGACGAAGCAGGACCGTCCTCTTCAGTGGACGTTCACAGAG AAAACCTCATCTCATCTGTGGAGGATGAGAGCAAGAGAGTCGGTAAGAGAAAGCTTACCGACGATGAAGAGAAGAGGAAGCCAGACCTGGACCTGACAGAGACCAGAGACGACAAACTGAGCACCCCACAAAATGTGCCCGCACACGTGCGATTTG AAAACCGTATCTCATCTGCGGAAGATGAGAGCAAGAGAGGCGGTAAGAGACGCGGTAAGAGAGGCGGTAAGAGAGGCGGTAAGAGAGGCGGtaagagaaagaagaagcagAGACCAGACCTGACAGAGTCCGAGGACGGCAAACTGTACACCGCACACAATTTGCCCGTACGTGTGCAAAGAG ctGCATTCGAGGACAAATATCAACAGCAAGAGAAGCTCGGCGAAGGAGGGTGTGGATCTGTGTTTGCTGGATATCGCAAAGCAGATCATTTGCCT GTTGCCATCAAATACATCCCGAGCGACAATCAGTGCATCAAACACGTG GACGAGCATGGGAATACGCTCTCTGTGGAGGTCGCCATCTTGTTGAAACTGGCGGCCAATACAAGTGGCTCAGCGGCCTCCTCGGCACCTGTGTCCCTACTGGACTGGTACGATCTGGAACAGGAGCTGATCCTGGTGCTGGAGAGACCAGTCCCCTGCATGGACTTGTTCACGTACATCTGTTTAGAGGGAAGCTTCttagaagaggaagaggccaAG ATCATCCTGAAACAGCTGGTTGATGCATTAATTGATCTTGAGGATAAGAGCATCTTTCACCGGGACATCAAGGTGGAAAATATCTTGATCGAGACCGGCTCGGACGTCCCGCGAGTTCGCCTCATTGACTTTGGACTGAGCTGCTTCGTGAAGAGAGGAGCCAATTACCGCGACTACTACG GTACCTTTAATTACATCCCTCCGGAGTGGTACAATGGTCAAGGCTACAGTGCCGGCCCGACCACAGCGTGGCAGGTTGGAGTGGTCCTGTTTCATACGCTCCACAGTAACGAATTTTTTGAGACCCTCGCGTTCCTCGAAAATGGCATGACGTTCAACGAGAGgatgtccaaag aTTGCAAGGATTTCTTGCAAATGTGTCTGACTGAAGACCCCGAACAGCGCCTGACCCTGGAGCAGCTCAAGCATCACCCATGGCTCAGATAA